One window of the Eucalyptus grandis isolate ANBG69807.140 chromosome 8, ASM1654582v1, whole genome shotgun sequence genome contains the following:
- the LOC108956548 gene encoding transcription factor GTE8-like translates to MRVATDAAQRQANRDRGNRDERRGGEAGAGEWGSGAVARVVEACGRRPAATSARGRRLGCGTARAYSRRAERRASGRRGRGKARRGTVAEASRMEVAEDGQRFGEDDEQYLIFIFVRELERRAKEEKAKIQAEAKAAEEARKKAAAEAKRQRELERELARQALQKMEKTVDINENSQFMEDLEMLRVPHGEELPNFLEEAKSPDCSEDHLGSFKLQNCSNPLEQLGLYMKVDDEDEDEESEPPKSHPILPPPNDVEDGEID, encoded by the exons ATGAGGGTGGCGACAGATGCGGCACAGCGTCAGGCAAACAGGGACAGGGGCAACAGAGACGAGCGGCGCGGCGGAGAGGCAGGCGCGGGTGAGTGGGGCTCCGGCGCAGTGGCGCGGGTCGTCGAGGCTTGCGGACGGAGACCGGCGGCCACGTCGGCGCGGGGAAGGAGGCTCGGCTGCGGCACGGCTCGGGCCTACTCGCGGAGGGCGGAGCGTCGAGCTTCGGGTCGCCGGGGCAGGGGCAAGGCTCGGCGCGGCACGGTGGCGGAAGCCTCGCGGATGGAAGTTGCAGAAGATGGGCAGcgatttggggaagatgatgaaca ATACTTGATATTTATATTTGTG AGAGAACTTGAGAGGCGGGCAAAAGAAG AAAAGGCTAAAATTCAAGCTGAGGCAAAGGCAGCAGAAGAGGCTAGAAAAAAAGCTGCAGCTGAAGCCAAGAGGCAGAGGGAGCTGGAGAGGGAACTTGCTCGTCAAGCATTGCAAAAG ATGGAAAAGACAGTTGATATCAATGAGAACAGTCAGTTTATGGAGGACTTGGAGATGCTTCGGGTTCCTCATGGTGAGGAATTACCAAACTTCTTGGAGGAGGCAAAGAGCCCAGACTGTTCAGAAGACCATCTGGGTAGTTTCAAACTCCAGAATTGTAGCAATCCTTTAGAACAGCTTGGCTTGTACATGAAGGTTGATGacgaagatgaggatgaggagaGTGAGCCGCCCAAAAGTCATCCGATTCTGCCACCACCAAATGACGTAGAGGACGGGGAAATTGATTGA